The following proteins come from a genomic window of Salvia hispanica cultivar TCC Black 2014 chromosome 4, UniMelb_Shisp_WGS_1.0, whole genome shotgun sequence:
- the LOC125220376 gene encoding probable carotenoid cleavage dioxygenase 4, chloroplastic gives METLNSGFLPKQTIPSYKIHQNINQKPIIIKVNSCFTTSHPIKNPEVLKGPPTKKRRNQSFLATIFNNLDHLICTFLDPPLRPAIDPNHVLSGSLAPVSELQPTPCTVTEGSLPPCLDGNRMVHVIKISQGKPPTFCCRYVSTHKHAAERDAGYPFVPSVFSSFTCAPASTARAALLAARVISGQLDPANCRFGAANTSLALISGRLFSLCESDLPYAVELTADGDLKTLAAKPALDPLPTIRFQR, from the coding sequence ATGGAAACCCTAAATTCCGGTTTCCTCCCAAAACAAACCATTCCATCATATAAAATCCACCAAAATATCAACCAAAAACCTATTATCATCAAAGTAAACTCTTGTTTTACAACTTCTCATCCCATAAAAAACCCTGAAGTTCTCAAAGGTCCACCCACCAAAAAGAGAAGAAACCAATCCTTTCTTGCAACCATCTTCAACAACCTAGACCACTTGATATGCACCTTCCTAGACCCACCCCTCCGCCCGGCCATCGACCCGAACCACGTCCTCTCCGGCAGCCTAGCTCCCGTGTCGGAGCTCCAACCCACCCCATGCACCGTAACGGAGGGCTCCCTCCCGCCCTGCCTCGACGGCAACAGGATGGTCCACGTCATCAAAATATCTCAAGGCAAACCACCCACCTTCTGCTGCCGCTACGTCAGTACGCACAAACACGCAGCCGAGCGTGACGCCGGCTACCCCTTCGTCCCCAGCGTCTTCTCCTCCTTCACCTGCGCCCCGGCCTCCACAGCCCGCGCCGCGCTCCTCGCGGCCCGCGTGATCTCCGGCCAGCTCGATCCGGCCAATTGCCGCTTCGGCGCCGCAAACACGAGCTTAGCCCTAATTTCTGGCCGCCTCTTCTCCCTATGCGAGTCTGATCTCCCCTACGCCGTCGAATTGACGGCGGACGGGGATTTGAAAACCCTAGCCGCGAAGCCGGCTTTGGATCCGCTGCCGACGATCCGTTTTCAACGATGA